TCGTCGTTGGCGCGGAAGGTAGTGCGGTCGGGGCCGAGCATGTAGGCCCAGCAGACGTGTCGGGCGTCGTAGTACTTTTTGCGATAGGCGTCGACCTGGGTCTTGACTTCGTCGGGGGTGCGGGCGGGTAGGGCGAAGGAGAGAAAGCGGCTGCGCTTCTCGGTGTAGTAGCCTTCGGAGAGGTCGCTGATGGTGCGGTAGGTATCTTCCATGATGGATCAGTCGGGGATGTGGGTTTCTTGTTCATCACGGAAGGCTCGGAAGTCTTTCATGATCTCTTCGATTTCTTCGATGAAGCGTGGGTCGCGGACTTTGTCGCGGACAGCTTCGTAGTAGCGCTCGATGGCGGGCAGGGCACAGAGGTCTTTGCCGCGGAGGACGAAGTAGGGTTCGTCGGCCTCGAGGCATTGCTTGATCATTTGGATGGGATTCTTCATTTTGTTCTTGTCGGTAATTGGTGATAGGTGAGAATAAAGGGTTTGGTGGTGGACAAAGCGTGAAAATTGCAATGAACGGACTCGCTGTCCTTTGGAAATGGGGAGAAAAATGCGTTTTGGGTGTCTTTGTCTGTGGACAATGGGATGAAATATATGTTTTGCCTGCTTTTGTCTATGAAAAATGAGAGGGAATATATGTATTGAGCGCTTTTGTCTATGGACAATGGGATGAAATATATGTATTGGGTGCTTTTATCTGCGGACAATGGGATGAAATATATGTTTTGGATGCTTTTGTCTATGGACAATGAGGTGAAAAACATGTTTTGGATGCCTTTGTCTATAGACAATGAGGTGAAAAACATGTATTGGATGCTTTTGTCTATGGACAATGAGATGAAAAACATGTATTGGATGCCTTTGTCTATAGACAATGAGAGGGAATACATGTATTGGATGCCTTTGCCTACAGGCAATGGGAGTACGCACCTGTTAGATTCGCTTTCGACGGCAGACGAGAGGCGAAGAAACAGGGGGAGGAGGGGGGCGATGATGGTTTTGGAGGTGGCGAGGCGCTGAACGAGAGGGGTGCCCATACACATATATAATAGGTATGGGTCAGCCCTCGGAAAGCTCTTTGCGGAGGAAGGGGGCGGTGCGGCTGCGGGTGCGTGGGGCGGCGGCGAGGGCTTCGGGCGTGCCGGTGAAGAGGATGCGACCGCCGCCACGGCCACCGTCGGGGCCCATGTCGATGAGGTAGTCGGCGCTCTTGATGACGTCGAGATTGTGCTCGATGACGATGATGGTGTTGCCCTTGTCGACGAGCTTGTTGAGGACGCCGAGCAGGACGTGGATGTCTTCGAAGTGCAGGCCGGTGGTGGGTTCGTCGAGGATGTAGAGCGTGCGGCCGGTGTCGCGTTTGGCGAGTTCGGTGGCCAGCTTGACGCGCTGGCTTTCGCCGCCTGAAAGGGTGGTGGAGGGTTGGCCGAGCTTGATGTAACCCAGGCCGACGTCTTGCAACACCTTGATCTTGCTGAGGATGGCGGGGATGTTTTCGAAGAATTCGACGGCCATGTTGATCGTCATGTCGAGGACGTCGGCGATGGACTTGCCGCGATAGCGCACCTCGAGTGTCTCGCGGTTGTAGCGGCGGCCGTGGCAGTCTTCGCAGGGCACGAGCACGTCGGGCAGGAAGTTCATTTCGATCGTTTTGTAGCCGTTGCCTTTGCACGTTTCGCAGCGTCCGCCGGAGACGTTGAACGAGAAGCGCCCGGGCTTGTAGCCGCGGATCTTGGCTTCGGGCAGGCTGACGAAGAGGTTGCGGATGTCGGCAAAGACGCCCGTGTAGGTGGCCGGATTGCTGCGTGGGGTGCGGCCGATGGGCGACTGGTCGACGTTGACGACCTTGTCGATGTGCTCGATGCCCTCAATGGACTGGTAGGGCAGGGGCTCCTGTTCCGAGCGATAGAATCGCTGGCTGAGGATGGGCTGGAGGGTGGCGTTAATGAGGGTGGATTTGCCGCTTCCGGAGACGCCGGAGACGCAGATGAAGGTGCCCAGCGGGAAGCTGACGTCGACCTTCTTCAGGTTGTTGCCCGTGGCGCCTCGAAGCACGAGGTGATGGCCGTTGCCGGGGCGACGTGTGGCGGGCACCTCGATCTGGCGCCGGCCGTTGAGGTAAGACGAGGTGAGGGTGTCGGTCTTGATCATCTCGTCGGGTGTGCCGGCAAAGACGACTTCGCCGCCGAGCCGCCCCGCCTTGGGGCCCATGTCGACGACGTAATCGGCGCTCAGCATCATGTCCTTGTCGTGCTCCACGACGATGACTGAGTTGCCCGTGTCGCGCAGCTCTTTGAGGGAGTCGATGAGGCGGATGTTGTCGCGTTGGTGGAGGCCGATGCTGGGCTCGTCGAGGATGTAAAGCACGTTGACGAGGCGGCTGCCGATCTGCGTAGCCAGGCGGATGCGTTGGCTTTCGCCGCCGGAGAGGGTGGCCGAGGGGCGGTTGAGGGAGAGGTAGTCGAGGCCGACTTCGAGGATGAAGTCAAGGCGCGAGCGGATCTCTTTGAGGATCTCCACGGCGATGGTGCGCTGCGCCGGCGAGAGCTTTTCCTCCAGGCCGTTGACCCACTTGGAGAGCTCGGCGATGTCCATCGAGGCCGGCTCGGCGATGTTCTTGCCATCGATGAAGTAATGCAACGCTTCCTTGTTCAGGCGCTGGCCCTGACATTCGGGACAGATGGCGGTGCGGATGAATGGAGCGGGCTTTTTGCGCGCGGTGGCCGTGGCCTCGTCGTCGCTTTCGCCTTGCATCATGGCGATGTATTTCGCCACGCCCTCATAGGCGTACGAGAAGCTGGAGTGGCCGAGCCACGCTGTCGAGACGGCCACCGGCTCCTCGGTGCCGTTGATGATCTCGTCCATGGCCTCTTCGGGGAGGTCCTTGATGGGTGTCTTGAGCGTCGCGCCGTGTCGCTTGCAGAGGGCTTCGATCTGCCGGAAGACGAGCGTGTCTTTGTATTTCCCGAGGGCCACAATGCCCCCCTTATAAATACTGAGCGAGGGGTCGGGGATGATCTTCTCCATGTCGATCACGTTCACCTCGCCGAGGCCCTTGCAGCGTGGGCAGGCGCCGTGGGGCGAGTTGAAAGAGAAGTTGTGTGGCGCCGGCTCGCTGTAAGCTAGTCCGGTCACGGGGCACATCAGTCGGCGGCTGTAGTAACGCATCTCGTCCGTCGTGGCGTCGAGCAGCAGGATGAGTCCGTCGCCCTGCTTCATGGCCACGCGGAGGCTCTCCTTGAGGCGTGGCCCGTCGTTGATGCTGACCACGAGCTTGTCGATGACCACCTCAATGCTGTGCATCTTGTATCGATCCAACTTCATGCCGCGGCTGATCTCCATCAGCTTACCATCGACGCGCACGTTGAGGTAGCCCTTCTTGCGCACCTGCTCGAAGAGCTCCTTGTAGTGCCCCTTGCGGTTGCGAATGAGTGGCGCCAGCAGATACATCTTCCGGCCGTTATACTCCTGCATGATCAGCTCCAGAATCTGCTCCTCGGTGTACTTGACCATCTTCTCGCCGCTGAGGTAGGAGTAGGCCTCGCCAGCGCGGGCGTAGAGCAGGCGGAGGAAGTCGTAGACCTCCGTCGTGGTGCCGACGGTGGAGCGTGGGTTGCGGTTCGTCGTCTTTTGCTCGATGGAGATGACGGGGCTCAGACCGGTGATCTTGTCCACGTCTGGCCGCTCCACGTTGCCCATGAAGTTGCGGGCGTAGGCCGAGAAGGTGTCGATGTAGCGACGCTGACCTTCGGCGAAGATGGTGTCGAAGGCGAGCGACGACTTGCCGCTT
The sequence above is drawn from the Tannerella serpentiformis genome and encodes:
- the uvrA gene encoding excinuclease ABC subunit UvrA; translated protein: MAIDKQKEVTTTDDRVERGGTIGVWGARVHNLKNIDVELPRNRLTVITGMSGSGKSSLAFDTIFAEGQRRYIDTFSAYARNFMGNVERPDVDKITGLSPVISIEQKTTNRNPRSTVGTTTEVYDFLRLLYARAGEAYSYLSGEKMVKYTEEQILELIMQEYNGRKMYLLAPLIRNRKGHYKELFEQVRKKGYLNVRVDGKLMEISRGMKLDRYKMHSIEVVIDKLVVSINDGPRLKESLRVAMKQGDGLILLLDATTDEMRYYSRRLMCPVTGLAYSEPAPHNFSFNSPHGACPRCKGLGEVNVIDMEKIIPDPSLSIYKGGIVALGKYKDTLVFRQIEALCKRHGATLKTPIKDLPEEAMDEIINGTEEPVAVSTAWLGHSSFSYAYEGVAKYIAMMQGESDDEATATARKKPAPFIRTAICPECQGQRLNKEALHYFIDGKNIAEPASMDIAELSKWVNGLEEKLSPAQRTIAVEILKEIRSRLDFILEVGLDYLSLNRPSATLSGGESQRIRLATQIGSRLVNVLYILDEPSIGLHQRDNIRLIDSLKELRDTGNSVIVVEHDKDMMLSADYVVDMGPKAGRLGGEVVFAGTPDEMIKTDTLTSSYLNGRRQIEVPATRRPGNGHHLVLRGATGNNLKKVDVSFPLGTFICVSGVSGSGKSTLINATLQPILSQRFYRSEQEPLPYQSIEGIEHIDKVVNVDQSPIGRTPRSNPATYTGVFADIRNLFVSLPEAKIRGYKPGRFSFNVSGGRCETCKGNGYKTIEMNFLPDVLVPCEDCHGRRYNRETLEVRYRGKSIADVLDMTINMAVEFFENIPAILSKIKVLQDVGLGYIKLGQPSTTLSGGESQRVKLATELAKRDTGRTLYILDEPTTGLHFEDIHVLLGVLNKLVDKGNTIIVIEHNLDVIKSADYLIDMGPDGGRGGGRILFTGTPEALAAAPRTRSRTAPFLRKELSEG